A part of Vicugna pacos chromosome 14, VicPac4, whole genome shotgun sequence genomic DNA contains:
- the EXOSC8 gene encoding exosome complex component RRP43: MAAGFKTVEPLEYYRRFLKENCRPDGRELGEFRTTTVNIGSIGTADGSSLVRLGNTTVICGIKAEFGAPPADAPDKGYVVPNVDLSPLCSSRFRSGPPGEEAQVASQFIADVIENSQIIQKEDLCISPGKLAWVLYCDLICLNHDGNILDACTFALLAALKNVRLPEVTINEETALAEVNFKKKSHLNIRTHPVATSFAVFDDTLLIVDPTEEEEHLATGTLTVVMDEEGKLCCLHKPGGSGLTGAKLQDCMSRAVTRHKEVKKLMDEVFKSMKPK, encoded by the exons ATGGCGGCCGGGTTCAA aaCTGTGGAACCTCTGGAGTATTACAGGAGATTTTTG aagGAGAACTGCCGTCCTGATGGAAGAGAACTTGGTGAATTCAGAACCACAACTGTCAACATAG GTTCAATTGGTACCGCAGATGGGTCTTCTTTAGTGAGGCTGGGAAATACTACAGTAATTTGTGGAATAAAAGCG GAATTTGGAGCACCACCAGCAGATGCCCCTGATAAGGGATATGTTG TTCCGAATGTGGATCTGTCACCTCTGTGTTCATCGAGATTTCGGTCTGGACCTCCTGGAGAAGAGGCCCAAGTGGCCAGCCAGTTCATTGCAGATGTCATTGAAAA TTCACAGATAATTCAGAAAGAGGACTTATGCATTTCTCCAGGAAAG CTTGCTTGGGTTCTATACTGTGATCTCATTTGCCTCAACCATGATGGAAACATTTTGGATGCCTGcacatttgctttgttagcaGCTTTAAAAAATG TACGGTTGCCTGAAGTTactataaatgaagaaactgcttTAGCAgaggttaattttaaaaagaaaagtcatttgaATATTAGAACTCATCCAGTTGCAACTTCCTTTGCCGTGTTTGACGA cactCTGCTTATAGTTGACCCTACTGAAGAGGAGGAACATCTGGCAACTGGAACCTTAACAGTAGTAATGGATGAAGAAGGCAAACTATGTTGTCTTCACAAACCAG GTGGAAGTGGACTGACTGGAGCTAAACTTCAGGACTGTATGAGCCGAGCAGTTACAAGacacaaagaagtaaaaaaactGATGGATGAAGTATTTAAAAGTATGAAACCCAAATAA